NNNNNNNNNNNNNNNNNNNNNNNNNNNNNNNNNNNNNNNNNNNNNNNNNNNNNNNNNNNNNNNNNNNNNNNNNNNNNNNNNNNNNNNNNNNNNNNNNNNNNNNNNNNNNNNNNNNNNNNNNNNNNNNNNNNNNNNNNNNNNNNNNNNNNNNNNNNNNNNNNNNNNNNNNNNNNNNNNNNNNNNNNNNNNNNNNNNNNNNNNNNNNNNNNNNNNNNNNNNNNNNNNNNNNNNNNNNNNNNNNNNNNNNNNNNNNNNNNNNNNNNNNNNNNNNNNNNNNNNNNNNNNNNNNNNNNNNNNNNNNNNNNNNNNNNNNNNNNNNNNNNNNNNNNNNNNNNNNNNNNNNNNNNNNNNNNNNNNNNNNNNNNNNNNNNNNNNNNNNNNNNNNNNNNNNNNNNNNNNNNNNNNNNNNNNNNNNNNNNNNNNNNNNNNNNNNNNNNNNNNNNNNNNNNNNNNNNNNNNNNNNNNNNNNNNNNNNNNNNNNNNNNNNNNNNNNNNNNNNNNNNNNNNGGGTAGGTCATAGTCGCTCTAGttgttgaagaaaattttgagattaaaaGGTCGAAAGAGAAGGGCCATTGACTGTGAAGCAGGAGAAACAAAGACTTAAAGATCACTTTAACTTTAGCTTCGAATTCTAAGTTATGTTAGACAAACTATGCACGTAAGATGGAGTGAGGTAAAGGAGAGAAATGGAGGAAAGAAGCAAGTGGCAGAAGAAAAGAGGGAAGAGATGAATGGGGTGATAGCTTTTTGAAGCGGCCTTTTATGGCTGAATGACTGATAGAATCTGATGAAATATTTTTGATTATTTGGATATCTTGCTGTTATTTCTCTTCAATTTTCGCGCTAGAACAGATATGTGCAACAGTTGAACTAGTTCTAAATACTCTGTCATGACAACACTCATTATCTTTCTGTTTGTTTCAAGCTCTATCATGTGACATGCTTCCTGAAGTTGTACCAGTGTTAGACAAGGACTAAatcaattgtgaaaaaaaaaaaaaacttttggtcATTGGCAACTTATAAAATTTAAGGGTCGAATATAAATACTACAAAAATTGATTCTCTTCTCCCAGCAAAAAGCAATGTAGCTAGTAAAGTGAGTGCTTTCCCTTAAGCGAACAATAAAAACCTTAAGGAATGCAATGTAGATAGTAAAGTGAGTGTTTTCCCTTAAGCGAACAATAAAAACCTTAAGGaatcataaaacaaataaagtTGCGGAAAAATTGAGATAACCACATTTCGAGAATGAAATTTTTTCCATAGTAGAAGATTGAAGATTTACCAGCTTAGCTCTGGGAAAGACTGCGACTGTACAAAGGAATCTCAAAAAGGAATAGAGTTTTGAACCACCGAGGAAGCTTTCCATATAATCCAGGGGGCAGCAGAATGAGAGGGctgaaataatctttttttttttaaagtcattGTTACCATATTTAATCTACAATCAGGGAAACTGCAGTTAGAAATTTTGAGCTGACCTTGTTGTCTccttatatattatatattcagcTACATTTCCATATTTCTTGTCTGCTGATTCCTGTTTAATGTACACTTAAATGGTATAAGGTCATGCTCGAATGGGCGTGTAAGAGAAATAAGCAACAAGTCGATGATAGCACCTCAAGCAAGGGAATGCCACTAACAAAAAGCAGCAACAACGTTAAGAATACTGGTCCAAACACAACGAGCCATTCAGCACCCTCTAGCACTGGTGTCGAAGCCACAAATATTCCCCACCATAGAAAGATCTGAAGAAAATTTGGCCAAGCAATAAAGATCTCAAGAATCTCAATAAGCATTTCCATACTTGCTCGTGTGAAACACAAGATTGGTCATGTGGAAAACCTTAATTATATGGATAGCCAAAACTGAAAAATCTTACTATTGATTGGCAGAGTGACAAATGCAACCACCATTTAATATGaatatttatttaagaaatgCACCAGTAACCTACCAATTCACCAAGATTTATTTGGAACTACTGTTTTGTCTTATTTATTTTCCATCTCAATCTTCATATCAACTTTACTCATGCGCTCTGCAGAACATGCCAGTTCTATGCTACATCATTGCTCAAGACATGGAATAAGCACGTCAGAAAAAGGTAATCAAAAGTTGTACGATGGAAACCGATGAGCTGTAAACTTCGGAATTTGACTTGTTCACAGCACTGTGTAAGATGACAACTTGTTTCTATGAATTCGTATTACTCCTATTGTCCCACATTAGTAGTTCCATGTTGATTGGGCAAAGAAAGTTGAAATATATGGTACTCCAAAGAATATAACTATGGTAGAGCTGAAAATTACTTTACAGGAAGATTAGATGAACCAACCTAAAGCATATGGAGGGAAATACTTCTATTTAAGAAAAATGGACATCAAATTTCTACTAACCGAAAAGGAAGTAGGACCTCAACGTTTGAGTGACAGGAATCTTATTTATGAAGATAGTAGGATGATATAGGGATCAAAACCCTCTATGTGCCATTGTAATGCTTGTGCATGCACTGATCCTCAGCACACAAATGACTTCTATATCCAATATATTTAATCCCGTGACtatcaaattcaaaatactttCTATATTTCCCAGCAATATAGAGAGAGAATTAGAAGTTTAACCTCACCAAAATAGTTGGGATGACGTGAATACTTCCAAAGTCCAACATTGCACCACTTTCCTTTGTTCTCTGGAGAGTTTTTGAATGACAACTTTTGTTGGTCAGCTGTAATCTCAACTAAAATTCCAATCGACCACATAACCCAACCAATGATGTCTACCGCCTGAAGAGATGGCTGGTGGTCACTTGCATTAACAACTGTTACTGGTAAACTAACAGTCCATACCCAGATTGCCTGTAATGGAAATTAAACTGTGATTCACATTAAGCAAAATCTTGTCTTGCTATACAGATATGCAAGATAATTTGGTAAAAGGTTTGGAAAGGAAAAATGAACCTGAAATAGCCAAAATACTGCCAATTTCACCAGATTATTACGCTTATCATCAAAACGTCTATCCTCGCCCCACTGTAATATCCTGATTACAACAGAAAAGGAAAATCTTAGAGGCTGTAATATGGAAAGATGCCTAAAAGTGCAAGAGAAAGTCTATCATAGTATATAACATTGAGAAGGAAAGGATAGAGCGTGCTCGTTCAGTAAAGAAGCTAAGGAAACATTTTGACAGAAATTTAAATGAGGAGGAGGTAATGATAAGATTATTAATCACAGTGTTGTTTCAAAATTGTACAGTAATTGCAACATTAACGCTACAAGGATATACACTCAACTAGAGCATGGAAACAATGCCTTTTATGAATCTagaattataagaaaaataagatcTAATATGGAAAGAGCTAGCAAACATATGCCATACAAATCCAGACTGATGGTCTTACCTCATTAATAGAAATATCCCCAGCCGAAGGCCCCATATCACGACAAACACAGACAAAACCACCTGAAAGAACAAGCAAAGTAGACTTCAGATTCGGGATCCGCTTCTTTAACTCAACTATAAATGTATGGACATGTTTTATCATATACTTAAGTTCATTCTTGATCCAAATATGCAAGAAGTGCCACCAATATGTGCTGCAACAACTTAAGAACTCGAACAACTGATTTCATTAGAACAAGAAAATTCTCAAGGTGAAGCATGGAAGTATTAACTGAAAGCAAAATTCACATCTCTACTGACTAAAAGATACATGTAACAAAGAGGAAAGAGAGACTTCTTCTTTCAAGTAACTTCAACCAAATTCAACAATGTTAACTCAGAAGTGAGGAAAACACTTACCTGTCGAAAATTCCATGAACCCTTCAGTATCAAAGTTAATAATGCAAGCACAATGAAATTTGTACCTCCTGTGTGCAGTTGAAAAAAATGAGACACAGTACTATTAGTAAATGTATTAGTAAAAGTCGGAGATCAGGGTTCATAATTTGGCTGCTTTTAGCAGTACCCATGAATATAAcatagtgttgttgttgttgaatatgCAAATATGATGGCTagcttataaaaaaaaaaattatccttatATAGATAGTAATTTTTCTCCCCTTGCCCCTACCTGACTCCGCCCTACCTGCCTGGACTCTAATGTATatattaagaaattcattaaaaGGGCACTACTGCTCCTGCCGGGAAAGGGCCGGACCACAAGCGTCGATGTATGCAGTCTACCTACATTTCTGAGTAACAGTTGCTTCAACGCTCCCCTTCtattaagaaattcattaaatatctATAAATATCAACTCTGATCGCAGTTATTATTGTATGTTCTTAGGAACCATGAACTTCAAATTCTAACTGAACATATGATAACCTGATCTAGACTGAAGATTCTCAAGCCAAGATCAAAGCAAGTAACATTAATTCATAATTGAATTGTGAAGAAGCAGAATAAAGAAAAAAGCAAAATACTCCtctgatacaaaatgatacttaACAAGAGTAGTAAAAAATGGAGGGAAATATAGGAAGTTGTTACCTGCAAAGTCAGTGACTTTATCAAACTTGAAAAGTGCTgtgattataaaaaatattaactgGTAAACCACCTGCCAACACACAGATAAacgt
The Capsicum annuum cultivar UCD-10X-F1 chromosome 6, UCD10Xv1.1, whole genome shotgun sequence DNA segment above includes these coding regions:
- the LOC107855398 gene encoding uncharacterized protein LOC107855398 isoform X1, translated to MVLTLLEKTKTKDLMGTVIDSHFLGLTAIVTVVYQLIFFIITALFKFDKVTDFAGGTNFIVLALLTLILKGSWNFRQVVLSVFVVIWGLRLGIFLLMRILQWGEDRRFDDKRNNLVKLAVFWLFQAIWVWTVSLPVTVVNASDHQPSLQAVDIIGWVMWSIGILVEITADQQKLSFKNSPENKGKWCNVGLWKYSRHPNYFGEIFLWWGIFVASTPVLEGAEWLVVFGPVFLTLLLLFVSGIPLLEESADKKYGNVAEYIIYKETTSPLILLPPGLYGKLPRWFKTLFLFEIPLYSRSLSQS
- the LOC107855398 gene encoding uncharacterized protein LOC107855398 isoform X2, translated to MVLTLLEKTKTKDLMGTVIDSHFLGLTAIVTVVYQLIFFIITALFKFDKVTDFAGGTNFIVLALLTLILKGSWNFRQVVLSVFVVIWGLRLGIFLLMRILQWGEDRRFDDKRNNLVKLAVFWLFQAIWVWTVSLPVTVVNASDHQPSLQAVDIIGWVMWSIGILVEITADQQKLSFKNSPENKGKWCNVGLWKYSRHPNYFGEIFLWWGIFVASTPVLEGAEWLVVFGPVFLTLLLLFVSGIPLLEESADKKYGNVAEYIIYKETTRLFQPSHSAAPWIIWKASSVVQNSIPF
- the LOC107855398 gene encoding uncharacterized protein LOC107855398 isoform X3; protein product: MVVYQLIFFIITALFKFDKVTDFAGGTNFIVLALLTLILKGSWNFRQVVLSVFVVIWGLRLGIFLLMRILQWGEDRRFDDKRNNLVKLAVFWLFQAIWVWTVSLPVTVVNASDHQPSLQAVDIIGWVMWSIGILVEITADQQKLSFKNSPENKGKWCNVGLWKYSRHPNYFGEIFLWWGIFVASTPVLEGAEWLVVFGPVFLTLLLLFVSGIPLLEESADKKYGNVAEYIIYKETTSPLILLPPGLYGKLPRWFKTLFLFEIPLYSRSLSQS
- the LOC107855398 gene encoding uncharacterized protein LOC107855398 isoform X4 — protein: MRILQWGEDRRFDDKRNNLVKLAVFWLFQAIWVWTVSLPVTVVNASDHQPSLQAVDIIGWVMWSIGILVEITADQQKLSFKNSPENKGKWCNVGLWKYSRHPNYFGEIFLWWGIFVASTPVLEGAEWLVVFGPVFLTLLLLFVSGIPLLEESADKKYGNVAEYIIYKETTSPLILLPPGLYGKLPRWFKTLFLFEIPLYSRSLSQS